A stretch of the Pseudalkalibacillus hwajinpoensis genome encodes the following:
- a CDS encoding dihydrolipoamide acetyltransferase family protein — MDVKLHDIGEGMSEGEIVQLLVKPGDQVIIDQPLVEVQTDKVTAELPSPLAGKVERIHVAAGEVVEVGGTLLTISPISQHVEQTLIPNRTKRILAAPFTRKIARENDVDIERVTGTGPGGRITDEDVLRHIATLQSPRELQEQEKANETNLLQTDTIPFSARRKQIAAKMKKSTLTIPHVTHFDEVDVTNVLEMKKTLQEKSGVSISVAAFYIKAVCLALKEFPIFNSELKEEEGLIYLNPNIHIGLATNTEEGLIVPVIHDCDKLSIKGIHTKMKNLHQSAMSNQLKSKDLSSGTFTISNAGPLGSTGATPIINYPEAALLAFHKTKKMPVVTEKDEIIIRSIMSISMTFDHRIADGGTSMRFTNRFIELIEQPSLFITELV; from the coding sequence TTGGTCGAAGTGCAGACTGATAAAGTAACCGCTGAGCTTCCATCTCCGCTGGCGGGGAAAGTAGAAAGAATTCATGTAGCGGCAGGTGAAGTGGTTGAAGTGGGCGGTACGTTATTAACCATCTCTCCAATCTCTCAACACGTGGAGCAAACACTTATTCCAAACCGAACGAAACGAATTTTAGCTGCCCCATTCACGAGGAAAATAGCGCGAGAAAATGACGTTGATATCGAGAGGGTAACAGGTACCGGGCCAGGGGGACGCATTACAGACGAAGATGTTTTAAGACATATTGCCACATTACAAAGTCCTCGAGAGCTTCAAGAGCAAGAAAAAGCAAACGAAACGAATCTATTACAAACTGATACCATTCCATTTTCAGCGAGACGGAAACAAATCGCAGCAAAAATGAAAAAATCTACTCTCACAATTCCTCATGTTACACATTTTGACGAAGTAGATGTGACGAATGTATTAGAGATGAAAAAGACACTTCAAGAAAAAAGTGGGGTATCTATTTCTGTTGCTGCCTTTTATATTAAAGCAGTATGCCTTGCACTTAAGGAGTTTCCCATTTTCAATTCGGAATTAAAAGAAGAGGAAGGTCTCATTTATTTAAACCCTAATATCCATATTGGTTTAGCAACGAATACGGAGGAAGGGCTCATTGTGCCTGTTATTCACGACTGTGACAAACTTTCAATTAAAGGCATTCACACTAAGATGAAAAACCTTCATCAATCCGCTATGAGTAATCAGCTCAAAAGCAAAGACCTTTCATCTGGTACATTTACGATTAGTAACGCAGGACCGCTTGGTAGCACTGGGGCTACGCCGATTATTAATTATCCAGAAGCGGCTTTACTTGCTTTCCATAAAACAAAAAAAATGCCAGTTGTTACGGAAAAAGACGAAATTATTATTCGCTCAATAATGTCGATATCAATGACGTTTGATCATCGTATCGCAGATGGAGGGACATCTATGCGCTTTACGAATCGCTTTATTGAATTGATCGAACAACCTTCTCTATTTATAACGGAGCTTGTCTAA